A stretch of the Butyricicoccus intestinisimiae genome encodes the following:
- the nifJ gene encoding pyruvate:ferredoxin (flavodoxin) oxidoreductase: MARKMKSMDGNTAAAHVSYAFTEVAGIYPITPSSPMADNVDQWAAAGRKNIFGTTVKVVEMESEAGASGTVHGSLAAGALTTTYTASQGLLLMIPNMYKIAGELLPCVFHVSARTVASHALNIFGDHSDVMACRQTGFAMLCETNPQEVMDLSAVAHCAAIEGRVPFINFFDGFRTSHEIQKIAVWDYDDLADMCDMKAVEEFRARALNPEHPVMRGSHENGDIFFQHREASNVYYEAVPEIVEKYMGKVNEKLGTDYKLFNYYGAPDAERVIIAMGSICDVAEEVIDYLTAQGEKVGLVKVRLYRPFRADKLLEAIPETAKKIAVLDRTKEPGSQGEPLYQDVVFALANAGKSVFTCGGRYGLGSKDTPPSSVFAVYEELAKDEPKKQFTLGIVDDVTNLSLAEHASPNTAAEGTIECKFWGLGGDGTVGANKNSIKIIGDNTDNYVQAYFQYDSKKTGGVTVSHLRFGAKPIKSPYYINKADFVACHNPSYVVKGYKMVNDVKPGGVFLINCQWTPEELNEYMPAEAKRYIAKNNIQLYTINAIDLAIKIGMGKRTNTILQSAFFSLAKVMPEETAIQLMKDAATHSYLKKGQDIVDMNHKAIELGATAYEKIDVPADWADAVDAAPAEAPEGREKTVKMVTNLMEPIDRMDGDSLPVSAFTDYVDGTYEHGAAAYEKRGTAVTVPTWDAEKCVQCNQCAYVCPHATIRPFALTAEEVAAAPAAIKTAPIKVGAGKGVYSFTMSVSPLDCMGCGVCIGVCPTKALTMVPQHEEAAQAEVFDYTVNKVSRKPEMEDIKTVKGSQFKQPLLEFSGSCAGCAETSYARLITQVCGDRMYISNATGCSSIWGGPAATSPYTVNKDGRGPAWANSLFEDNAEHGLGMYHGQKALRENLKAKTEALIAVPYAQQALKDAAQKWLDTYADGVANQAATEAYIAALESNVEPNCDCEACTLASDILAKKDYLSKKSVWIFGGDGWAYDIGFGGLDHVLASGEDVNVMVFDTEVYSNTGGQASKATNIGAVAQFAAAGKAIQKKSLAEIAMSYGYIYVAQVAMGANPQQTLKAIAEAEAYPGPSLVIGYAPCEMHSIKGGMKNCQSEMKKAVECGYWNMFRFNPSLKAEGKNPFIIDSKEPKEDGYQAFLMGEARFSALTRSFPERAKELFAKSEDKAALRYKHLLNLQEMYGKDI, encoded by the coding sequence ATGGCAAGAAAAATGAAATCCATGGACGGCAATACCGCTGCGGCTCACGTATCCTATGCGTTTACCGAAGTTGCTGGTATTTATCCGATTACCCCGTCCAGCCCGATGGCCGACAACGTTGACCAGTGGGCAGCTGCCGGTAGAAAGAACATCTTTGGCACCACCGTCAAGGTCGTAGAAATGGAGTCTGAGGCAGGCGCTTCCGGCACCGTACACGGCTCTCTGGCAGCAGGTGCTCTGACCACTACCTATACTGCATCTCAGGGTCTTCTGCTGATGATCCCGAACATGTATAAGATTGCAGGCGAGCTGCTGCCGTGCGTATTCCACGTATCCGCACGTACCGTTGCTTCGCACGCACTGAATATCTTTGGCGACCATTCCGACGTTATGGCATGTCGCCAGACCGGTTTCGCTATGCTGTGCGAGACCAACCCGCAGGAAGTTATGGACCTGTCCGCTGTTGCACACTGTGCAGCAATCGAGGGCCGCGTTCCGTTCATCAACTTCTTCGACGGCTTCCGCACCTCTCACGAGATCCAGAAGATCGCTGTATGGGATTACGACGATCTGGCTGATATGTGCGACATGAAGGCTGTTGAGGAGTTCCGTGCCCGCGCACTGAATCCGGAGCATCCGGTTATGCGTGGTTCCCACGAAAACGGCGACATCTTCTTCCAGCACCGCGAGGCTTCCAACGTTTACTACGAAGCAGTTCCGGAAATCGTTGAGAAGTACATGGGCAAGGTAAACGAGAAGCTGGGCACCGATTACAAGCTGTTCAACTACTACGGTGCACCGGACGCTGAGCGCGTTATCATCGCTATGGGCTCCATCTGCGACGTAGCAGAGGAAGTTATCGACTACCTGACCGCACAGGGCGAGAAGGTTGGTCTGGTAAAGGTTCGCCTGTACCGTCCGTTCCGCGCTGACAAGCTGCTGGAAGCTATTCCGGAGACCGCAAAGAAGATTGCTGTTCTCGACCGCACCAAGGAGCCGGGCTCCCAGGGCGAGCCGCTGTATCAGGACGTTGTATTTGCTCTGGCAAATGCAGGCAAGTCTGTATTCACCTGCGGCGGCCGTTACGGTCTGGGCTCCAAGGATACGCCTCCGTCTTCCGTATTCGCTGTATACGAAGAGCTGGCTAAGGACGAGCCGAAGAAGCAGTTCACCCTCGGCATCGTGGATGACGTCACCAACCTGTCTCTGGCAGAGCACGCATCCCCGAACACCGCAGCAGAAGGCACCATCGAATGTAAGTTCTGGGGTCTGGGCGGCGACGGTACCGTTGGTGCAAACAAGAACTCCATCAAGATTATCGGCGACAACACCGATAACTACGTACAGGCTTACTTCCAGTACGACTCCAAGAAGACTGGCGGCGTAACCGTATCGCATCTGCGCTTCGGTGCTAAGCCGATCAAGTCCCCTTACTATATCAACAAGGCTGACTTCGTTGCATGCCACAACCCGTCCTACGTTGTCAAGGGCTACAAGATGGTCAACGACGTAAAGCCGGGCGGCGTATTCCTGATTAACTGCCAGTGGACGCCGGAAGAGCTGAACGAGTACATGCCGGCTGAGGCAAAGCGTTACATCGCAAAGAACAACATTCAGCTGTACACCATCAACGCAATTGATCTGGCTATCAAGATTGGCATGGGCAAGCGCACCAACACCATTCTGCAGTCTGCATTCTTCTCTCTGGCTAAGGTTATGCCGGAAGAGACCGCAATCCAGCTGATGAAGGACGCTGCTACCCATTCTTACCTGAAGAAGGGTCAGGACATCGTTGACATGAACCACAAGGCAATCGAGCTGGGCGCTACCGCTTACGAGAAGATCGACGTTCCGGCTGATTGGGCTGACGCAGTTGACGCAGCTCCGGCAGAAGCTCCGGAAGGCCGCGAAAAGACCGTAAAGATGGTTACCAACCTGATGGAGCCGATCGACCGCATGGACGGCGACTCCCTGCCGGTATCCGCATTTACCGATTACGTAGACGGTACCTACGAGCATGGCGCAGCTGCTTACGAGAAGCGCGGCACCGCTGTTACCGTACCGACCTGGGACGCTGAGAAGTGTGTTCAGTGTAACCAGTGTGCATATGTCTGCCCGCACGCTACCATCCGCCCGTTCGCTCTGACCGCAGAAGAGGTTGCAGCAGCTCCGGCAGCTATCAAGACCGCTCCGATCAAGGTTGGCGCTGGCAAGGGCGTTTACTCCTTCACCATGTCTGTTTCCCCGCTCGACTGCATGGGCTGTGGTGTCTGCATCGGCGTTTGCCCGACCAAGGCTCTGACCATGGTTCCGCAGCATGAGGAAGCTGCACAGGCTGAGGTATTTGATTACACCGTAAACAAGGTTTCCCGCAAGCCGGAGATGGAAGACATCAAGACCGTCAAGGGTTCCCAGTTCAAGCAGCCGCTGCTTGAGTTCTCCGGTTCCTGTGCTGGCTGTGCTGAGACCTCCTACGCTCGTCTGATTACCCAGGTATGCGGCGATCGTATGTACATCTCCAACGCTACCGGTTGTTCCTCTATCTGGGGCGGTCCGGCAGCTACTTCCCCGTACACCGTCAACAAGGACGGCCGTGGTCCGGCATGGGCTAACTCCCTGTTCGAGGACAACGCTGAGCACGGTCTGGGCATGTATCATGGCCAGAAGGCACTGCGTGAGAACCTGAAGGCTAAGACCGAGGCTCTGATCGCTGTACCGTACGCACAGCAGGCTCTGAAGGACGCTGCTCAGAAGTGGCTGGATACCTACGCTGACGGCGTAGCAAACCAGGCTGCAACCGAAGCTTACATCGCTGCCCTGGAGAGCAACGTTGAGCCGAACTGCGACTGCGAGGCTTGCACGCTGGCATCCGACATCCTTGCTAAGAAGGATTACCTGTCCAAGAAGTCCGTATGGATCTTCGGCGGCGACGGTTGGGCTTACGACATTGGCTTCGGCGGTCTGGATCACGTTCTGGCTTCCGGCGAGGACGTCAACGTCATGGTATTCGATACCGAAGTTTACTCCAACACCGGCGGACAGGCTTCCAAGGCTACCAACATCGGCGCTGTTGCTCAGTTCGCTGCTGCTGGTAAGGCTATCCAGAAGAAGTCTCTGGCTGAGATCGCAATGTCCTACGGCTACATTTATGTTGCTCAGGTTGCTATGGGTGCTAACCCGCAGCAGACCCTGAAGGCTATTGCAGAAGCTGAAGCATATCCGGGACCGTCTCTGGTTATCGGCTACGCTCCGTGTGAGATGCACTCCATCAAGGGCGGCATGAAGAACTGCCAGTCCGAGATGAAGAAGGCTGTTGAGTGCGGCTACTGGAACATGTTCCGCTTCAACCCGTCCCTGAAGGCTGAAGGCAAGAACCCGTTCATCATCGACTCCAAGGAGCCGAAGGAAGACGGCT